One Chitinophagaceae bacterium C216 genomic window carries:
- a CDS encoding Single-stranded DNA-binding protein codes for MQLCVAASQKQAEINKFFHPLTTVSTKLTTMYALKNKVQLIGNLGNAPEIKTTINGKKMARFSIATNETYKNLSGERVTETTWHHLVAWGRLADIAEKYLEKGREVAVEGKLVNRQYESKNGEKRYITEIQVHELLLLSGK; via the coding sequence TTGCAACTTTGTGTTGCCGCTTCACAAAAGCAGGCTGAAATAAACAAATTCTTTCACCCGCTTACTACGGTGAGCACAAAACTTACAACTATGTACGCATTAAAGAACAAAGTACAGCTAATCGGTAATTTGGGTAATGCCCCAGAAATCAAAACAACCATTAATGGTAAAAAAATGGCGCGTTTTAGTATTGCCACCAACGAAACCTACAAGAACCTCAGTGGTGAGCGTGTTACAGAAACCACCTGGCATCATCTGGTAGCTTGGGGACGACTGGCTGATATTGCCGAAAAATATCTGGAAAAGGGGCGCGAAGTGGCCGTGGAAGGCAAACTAGTAAACCGTCAGTACGAAAGCAAAAACGGTGAAAAACGTTACATCACCGAAATACAGGTGCATGAACTGCTACTACTGTCGGGAAAATAA
- the korA gene encoding 2-oxoglutarate oxidoreductase subunit KorA — protein sequence MNRKQEVLKDVVIKFAGDSGDGMQLTGTQFTNNTALLGADLSTFPDYPAEIRAPQGTIPGVSGFQLRFSSHHIHTPGDECDVLVAMNAAALKANLKSLKKGGKIIANTDGFDSKNLRLANYPDGANPLEDNSLDGYEVIKIDVTKLTREALKDYQLGTKEKDRAKNMFILGFLYWMYNRNMDSTINFLKEKFAHKKDILESNIAALKAGYHYGDTTETFTTTYRVEKARIEPGTYRSIMGNQALALGLISASVKSGLPMFLGTYPITPASDILHELSRHKNFGVRTFQAEDEIAAITAAIGASYGGSLGVTTTSGPGMALKTEAMGLAVMLELPLVVINVQRGGPSTGLPTKTEQSDLLQAYYGRNGECPMPVIAASSPADCFDAVYEAVRISIQHMTPVIFLSDGYIANGAEPWRFPTEETLPPIHVKFKKELWDGEEKFQPYLRDENLVRPWAVPGTPGLEHRIGGLEKQNITGNISYDPENHQLMVKIRQEKVDKIANFIPEQKIDSGPEKGKLLVIGWGSTYGVIKSAVEELQAQGKSVSHVHLRHLRPFPKNLGDIIRNFEHVLIPEINNGQLIKIIRDQFLVDAKGYNKIMGIPITKHELVEVLNTYFVEEQVV from the coding sequence ATGAATAGAAAACAGGAAGTTCTAAAGGATGTAGTAATAAAATTTGCAGGGGACAGTGGGGATGGTATGCAACTAACGGGTACTCAGTTTACCAATAATACCGCTCTTTTAGGAGCCGACCTCTCGACTTTTCCTGATTATCCGGCCGAAATACGGGCACCCCAAGGTACCATTCCGGGTGTAAGCGGATTCCAGTTAAGATTTTCATCCCACCATATACATACACCGGGCGATGAGTGCGATGTACTGGTTGCTATGAATGCTGCTGCCCTGAAAGCTAACCTCAAAAGCCTAAAAAAAGGCGGCAAAATTATCGCTAATACCGATGGCTTTGACAGCAAAAATCTTCGTCTGGCAAATTATCCTGATGGTGCCAACCCGCTCGAAGACAATAGTCTTGATGGCTACGAAGTCATCAAAATTGACGTCACCAAGCTTACCCGAGAGGCTCTTAAGGATTATCAACTGGGAACAAAAGAAAAAGATCGTGCGAAAAACATGTTCATCCTTGGATTTCTGTACTGGATGTACAACCGCAACATGGATAGCACGATTAATTTCCTGAAGGAAAAATTTGCCCATAAAAAAGATATTCTTGAAAGCAATATAGCAGCCCTCAAAGCGGGTTATCACTATGGTGATACTACAGAGACCTTTACCACTACCTATAGAGTAGAAAAAGCGCGCATCGAACCCGGAACCTATCGTTCCATCATGGGCAACCAGGCGCTGGCATTGGGACTGATTTCCGCCTCGGTGAAAAGCGGTCTTCCCATGTTTTTGGGTACATATCCAATTACCCCGGCCAGTGATATTCTACATGAATTGAGCCGTCATAAGAACTTTGGGGTACGCACCTTTCAGGCCGAAGATGAAATAGCGGCTATTACGGCCGCCATTGGTGCTTCCTACGGCGGATCGCTAGGAGTAACCACTACCTCAGGTCCCGGCATGGCTTTGAAAACCGAAGCTATGGGATTAGCGGTAATGCTGGAGTTGCCACTGGTGGTCATCAATGTACAACGAGGCGGTCCCTCAACCGGTCTGCCTACTAAAACAGAACAATCGGACCTGTTACAGGCCTATTATGGCAGAAATGGGGAATGCCCCATGCCTGTAATTGCCGCCAGCTCACCTGCCGATTGTTTTGATGCCGTATACGAAGCGGTAAGAATCAGTATTCAACATATGACGCCGGTAATCTTCCTCAGCGATGGCTATATCGCTAATGGAGCCGAACCGTGGCGTTTCCCCACCGAAGAAACCCTACCGCCGATTCACGTAAAATTCAAAAAAGAATTGTGGGATGGAGAAGAGAAGTTTCAACCTTATCTGAGAGATGAAAACTTGGTGCGCCCTTGGGCTGTTCCGGGCACACCGGGGTTGGAACACCGCATCGGAGGTTTGGAAAAACAAAATATTACAGGTAATATCAGCTACGATCCGGAAAATCACCAGCTCATGGTGAAAATCCGCCAAGAAAAAGTTGATAAAATTGCCAACTTCATTCCCGAACAAAAAATTGACAGCGGTCCTGAAAAAGGTAAACTGCTGGTGATTGGTTGGGGCTCTACCTATGGTGTGATTAAATCGGCCGTGGAAGAATTGCAAGCGCAGGGTAAGAGTGTAAGTCATGTGCATCTACGACATCTTCGCCCATTCCCCAAAAATCTGGGCGATATTATTCGCAATTTTGAGCATGTACTCATCCCAGAAATCAACAACGGACAACTGATCAAAATCATTCGCGATCAGTTTTTGGTAGACGCAAAGGGATACAACAAAATCATGGGTATCCCCATCACGAAACACGAACTCGTAGAAGTCTTAAATACTTACTTCGTGGAAGAGCAAGTGGTATAA
- the COQ3_1 gene encoding Ubiquinone biosynthesis O-methyltransferase, mitochondrial, which produces MNVESAYNQWSVQYDTNENKTRDLEAVALRKTLEPLSFSNCLEIGCGTGKNTQWLVTRAQQIVAVDLSEAMLSIAKSKIQNNKVAFVQADILKDWHFTQGMQFDLATFSLVLEHIEHLEPIFQKLSQVVRPGGHVYIGELHPFKQYSGSKARFETEEGLQIVTCFTHHISDFTNAAEQHGFQVVLIDEFFDNDDRSNIPRILTLLLQKKYNS; this is translated from the coding sequence ATGAACGTCGAGTCCGCATACAATCAATGGTCTGTTCAATACGATACCAATGAAAACAAAACCCGAGATCTGGAAGCTGTGGCTTTGAGGAAAACATTGGAACCTCTGAGCTTTTCAAACTGCTTGGAAATTGGTTGCGGTACAGGTAAGAATACGCAATGGCTGGTAACACGTGCCCAACAGATTGTTGCGGTGGATCTATCCGAAGCCATGCTATCCATTGCCAAAAGCAAAATACAGAACAACAAGGTAGCTTTTGTTCAGGCGGACATTTTGAAGGATTGGCACTTTACACAGGGTATGCAATTCGATCTGGCTACTTTTAGTCTAGTATTGGAACATATCGAACACCTAGAGCCGATATTTCAAAAACTGAGTCAAGTTGTGCGTCCCGGAGGACATGTGTACATCGGAGAATTACATCCGTTTAAACAATACAGCGGTTCCAAAGCCCGCTTTGAAACGGAAGAGGGATTGCAAATCGTTACTTGCTTTACACACCACATCTCAGATTTTACCAACGCCGCAGAACAACATGGATTTCAGGTGGTGCTGATAGATGAGTTTTTTGATAATGACGACCGATCCAATATTCCGCGCATACTTACTTTGTTATTGCAGAAAAAGTATAATTCATAA
- the fecE gene encoding Fe(3+) dicitrate transport ATP-binding protein FecE, whose amino-acid sequence MKIQLNNVGKRYNRDWIFRNFSYTFLPGNSYAIIGPNGSGKSTLLQILSGAVSINEGQCTFFINEQPLALEKVYTHIAYCAPYLELVEEFTLMELLQFHQSFKPFLKGVSADEIAARVELAHVKHKKISEYSSGMKQRAKLAQSIFSDTPAVLLDEPCTNLDKAGIDLYHSLIDQYCKNRLILISSNDKTEYSFCSQIIDITQYKH is encoded by the coding sequence ATGAAGATACAATTGAATAATGTTGGCAAACGCTATAATAGGGATTGGATTTTCCGGAATTTCTCCTACACCTTCCTTCCCGGGAATAGTTATGCCATAATAGGGCCTAACGGAAGCGGTAAAAGCACTTTGTTACAGATCCTAAGTGGTGCAGTAAGCATTAACGAAGGGCAATGCACCTTTTTCATTAACGAACAACCCCTTGCCCTCGAAAAAGTATATACCCATATCGCTTATTGCGCTCCTTATCTGGAACTGGTAGAAGAATTTACATTGATGGAACTGCTGCAGTTTCATCAATCTTTTAAACCTTTTCTTAAAGGTGTGAGCGCCGACGAAATTGCCGCACGCGTAGAACTTGCCCATGTTAAACACAAAAAAATTAGCGAATACAGTAGCGGTATGAAGCAGCGAGCCAAACTGGCTCAATCTATTTTTTCCGACACGCCGGCAGTGTTGCTGGACGAGCCCTGCACCAATCTTGACAAAGCAGGCATTGATCTCTATCATAGTCTAATCGACCAGTATTGCAAAAATCGGCTGATTTTGATCAGTAGTAATGATAAAACCGAATATAGCTTCTGCAGTCAAATCATTGATATCACTCAGTATAAACATTAG
- the recA gene encoding Protein RecA: MAKTEKISEDSMSASINSEKLKALKLTMEKIDKDYGKGSVMLMNEKAVESHEVISTGSIGLDAALGIGGMPRGRVIEIYGPESSGKTTIATHVIAEAQKKGGMCAIIDAEHAFDSVYARKLGVNVDNLLISQPDYGEQALEIADRLILSGALDVVVIDSVAALVPKSELEGEMGDSKMGLQARLMSQALRKLTATISKTNTVCIFINQLREKIGVMFGNPETTTGGNALKFYASVRLDIRRQTQIKDGDETIGNRVKVKVVKNKVAPPFRSAEFDIIFGEGISKTGEIIDIGVDLGIIQKSGSWYSYNNDKLGQGRDAVKQLLTDNPELAGELESKIRERIAELQNS; this comes from the coding sequence ATGGCTAAAACAGAAAAAATATCAGAAGACTCGATGAGCGCGAGCATTAATAGCGAAAAGCTAAAGGCACTGAAGCTTACCATGGAAAAGATTGATAAGGACTATGGTAAGGGTAGTGTAATGCTGATGAACGAAAAAGCTGTAGAATCACATGAAGTGATTTCTACAGGTTCGATAGGATTGGATGCAGCATTAGGCATCGGAGGTATGCCCCGTGGAAGGGTAATTGAAATATACGGACCTGAATCTTCAGGTAAAACCACCATTGCTACCCACGTAATTGCAGAAGCACAAAAAAAAGGCGGCATGTGTGCCATTATCGACGCCGAGCACGCCTTTGACAGTGTATATGCTAGAAAGTTGGGTGTGAACGTAGACAATCTACTCATCAGCCAGCCCGATTACGGAGAGCAAGCACTGGAAATTGCCGATAGGCTGATTCTTTCAGGGGCGCTGGATGTGGTGGTAATTGACTCCGTAGCGGCATTGGTACCCAAGAGTGAGTTGGAAGGAGAAATGGGCGACAGTAAAATGGGATTACAGGCCCGCCTGATGAGCCAAGCGCTGCGTAAGCTAACTGCCACCATTTCTAAAACCAATACGGTTTGTATTTTCATCAACCAGTTGCGCGAAAAAATCGGTGTGATGTTCGGTAATCCCGAAACCACTACCGGTGGTAACGCCTTAAAGTTCTATGCATCCGTAAGACTGGATATTCGGAGACAAACACAAATCAAAGACGGTGATGAGACTATCGGTAACCGCGTAAAAGTAAAAGTGGTGAAGAATAAAGTAGCCCCTCCTTTCCGCTCTGCCGAGTTCGACATCATCTTTGGGGAAGGAATTTCCAAAACCGGAGAAATTATCGATATCGGCGTAGATTTGGGTATTATCCAAAAAAGCGGTTCTTGGTACAGCTACAATAACGACAAGCTGGGTCAGGGTCGCGATGCAGTAAAGCAACTCTTGACCGATAATCCTGAGTTGGCCGGAGAGTTGGAATCTAAAATCAGAGAAAGAATTGCAGAATTACAAAACAGTTAG
- the rhaR_1 gene encoding HTH-type transcriptional activator RhaR → MQEFRDKWLQAINNLPEIVSKERKIPGAINYSIRRFYRNENDVVEDVGIVQYEYKGESCEENNIKLRFCVAGNMYCAAENCQKCTAGNIKSCENSVPSFDVVAVDYTAAQLTAFINAKSANSDSDVLLRFNRKESFQKSIPLCCKTRGVIESLVNHKYTGSLENIYVNAQLQMLLLYSIDWVTDKEPVISCRFLNSEADREKITMARDLLIQNIGQPLTIKELSRKVAMNECYLKKGFKEMYGTTIFEFYQTQRMEHAKYLLYEKGLNVTEVAMILGYSSISHFSTAFKKHTGLKPCELLLR, encoded by the coding sequence ATGCAAGAATTCAGAGATAAATGGCTGCAGGCAATAAATAATCTGCCCGAAATCGTAAGCAAAGAGCGAAAGATTCCTGGGGCGATTAATTATTCCATCCGGCGCTTTTATCGCAATGAAAATGATGTGGTGGAGGATGTGGGCATTGTTCAATACGAGTATAAAGGCGAAAGTTGCGAGGAGAACAACATCAAACTGCGTTTCTGCGTGGCGGGGAATATGTATTGTGCTGCAGAAAATTGTCAGAAATGTACTGCAGGCAACATTAAAAGCTGCGAAAACAGTGTTCCCAGTTTTGATGTGGTAGCCGTAGATTATACGGCGGCACAGCTGACAGCTTTTATCAATGCCAAATCGGCTAATTCCGATAGCGATGTGCTGCTACGGTTCAATAGAAAAGAGTCTTTTCAGAAATCCATACCGCTTTGTTGTAAGACACGTGGTGTTATCGAATCTCTGGTGAATCATAAATACACCGGCAGTCTGGAAAACATTTATGTAAATGCCCAGCTGCAGATGCTGTTATTGTATAGCATCGATTGGGTAACGGATAAAGAACCCGTCATTTCCTGTCGTTTTTTAAACAGTGAGGCCGACCGCGAAAAAATAACTATGGCGCGTGATCTGCTCATCCAGAACATCGGCCAACCGCTGACGATAAAGGAGCTGAGCCGTAAAGTGGCTATGAATGAGTGCTACCTTAAAAAAGGATTTAAAGAGATGTACGGTACCACCATTTTCGAGTTTTACCAGACGCAGCGCATGGAGCACGCTAAATATCTGTTATACGAAAAAGGATTGAATGTTACCGAGGTGGCCATGATATTGGGATATTCTTCCATTTCCCATTTTAGTACGGCTTTTAAAAAACATACGGGACTAAAACCATGTGAACTATTACTTCGATAA
- the lnrM gene encoding Linearmycin resistance permease protein LnrM has translation MYKLWATIIKDWRILIRDKVGLTLMFVMPIVLAVVITTVQNSTFELVNDKKVPLLLLNKDQGVAGEELENTLNKGGMFIVKKVASTTNTEVLRQKIQNKEALIGLIVPEQYTTDVLTKSEDIAAQALQVIAITNSEDTSASQRSHTPVTLLYHPILQPSFRQGIEGSLNSLLQIVQSKYIVRHLYSAINDSAPIPQDLEQQILANQTPIEQHAVSKDGGHVIANATQHNIPAWTVFAMFFIVISLGASIVREKNSGSFMRLKTLPTPLTLAMVSKQITYVIITVLQALVIFSIGKWLFPLIGLPGLDFPQDKISLLLVIILCGWCAASFAIMIGAFAKTQEQSNGIGAVTIVLFAAIGGLLVPAFAMPQSMQGIMRISPLHWCLEAFYGLFLEGGNFADIFKLLVPTIVMIIVFQLIAYFGMKKQGIV, from the coding sequence ATGTACAAACTCTGGGCAACCATAATTAAAGACTGGCGCATTCTAATCCGCGATAAAGTGGGGCTGACGCTAATGTTTGTCATGCCCATTGTGCTGGCAGTAGTTATCACCACTGTACAAAACAGCACCTTCGAGCTGGTAAACGATAAGAAAGTGCCGTTACTGCTCTTAAACAAAGATCAAGGTGTTGCAGGCGAAGAGCTGGAAAATACCCTTAACAAAGGGGGAATGTTTATCGTAAAAAAAGTAGCATCTACTACAAATACAGAAGTTCTCCGTCAGAAAATTCAAAATAAAGAAGCGCTGATAGGTCTTATTGTTCCCGAGCAGTATACTACCGATGTATTAACCAAGTCGGAAGATATTGCTGCCCAAGCATTGCAGGTGATAGCCATCACAAATTCCGAAGATACATCGGCATCACAACGTTCGCACACACCAGTAACCCTGCTGTATCATCCTATACTACAGCCTTCCTTCCGCCAAGGTATAGAAGGATCACTCAACAGTTTGTTACAGATCGTTCAAAGTAAATACATTGTACGACACCTGTACAGCGCCATCAATGATTCGGCCCCCATACCGCAAGATCTGGAGCAACAGATCCTAGCCAATCAAACGCCTATCGAACAGCATGCTGTTTCCAAAGACGGCGGTCATGTGATTGCGAACGCCACACAACACAATATTCCTGCATGGACGGTATTTGCGATGTTCTTTATTGTGATTTCGCTGGGGGCAAGTATTGTTAGAGAGAAGAACAGTGGTAGCTTTATGCGCCTGAAAACCCTTCCCACACCTTTAACCCTTGCCATGGTATCCAAACAAATCACTTATGTAATCATCACTGTACTGCAAGCGTTGGTAATTTTTTCTATAGGCAAATGGTTATTCCCCTTAATTGGGTTACCGGGATTGGATTTTCCGCAGGATAAAATCAGCTTATTATTGGTAATTATTTTATGCGGATGGTGTGCTGCCAGCTTTGCCATCATGATTGGTGCTTTCGCCAAAACACAAGAACAAAGCAACGGTATTGGAGCTGTTACCATTGTTCTGTTTGCCGCTATTGGTGGACTTCTGGTGCCGGCATTTGCCATGCCACAATCGATGCAGGGCATCATGCGTATTTCGCCCCTGCACTGGTGTTTGGAAGCCTTTTATGGCCTATTCTTGGAAGGAGGCAATTTCGCCGATATTTTCAAATTGCTGGTACCCACCATTGTCATGATTATCGTATTTCAGTTAATCGCTTATTTTGGCATGAAAAAACAGGGGATTGTCTGA
- the mnmE gene encoding tRNA modification GTPase MnmE — translation MNVLAGIEETIVAIATPPGVGAIGVIRLSGKDAIAIADKIFKGKKLAAQPSHTLHFGRIVAPDTGEVIDEVVISLFRGPKSYTGEDVIEISGHGSPYILQTILEACTKAGARMALPGEFTQRAFLNGKLDLAQAEAVADLIAANSKAAQKAALNQLRGGFSGDLKQLREQLINFAALIELELDFSDEDVEFADRKQFQELIAQLKTQTRRLLESFQLGNVIKNGVSVAIIGKPNAGKSTLLNALLNEERAIVSDIAGTTRDTIEETLNIKGVLFRLIDTAGIREHTSDQIESIGIARSKQNAEKAHIILHVVDATTPEQAEMDWLAPFATKTIEVWNKIDRVPHLRLPEGAMGIAAKQNLGIDALKERMYTQAVGTAIDTEDTIVTNARHFDALNKMMESLEAIEAGMAANLSGDLLTIDIRRALHYLGEITGQVEVDRDILGTIFGKFCIGK, via the coding sequence ATGAATGTATTAGCCGGTATAGAAGAGACTATTGTAGCCATTGCTACTCCACCCGGTGTGGGTGCCATAGGCGTCATTCGCCTGAGTGGGAAAGATGCCATTGCCATTGCCGATAAAATTTTCAAAGGCAAAAAGCTGGCCGCACAGCCCTCGCATACGCTACATTTCGGACGCATTGTGGCACCTGATACCGGAGAGGTAATCGATGAGGTAGTGATATCGCTATTTCGCGGCCCCAAAAGTTATACCGGCGAGGATGTAATTGAAATCAGTGGGCATGGTTCGCCATACATTCTACAAACCATTTTGGAAGCCTGTACAAAAGCAGGAGCACGCATGGCACTTCCGGGAGAGTTTACCCAGAGAGCCTTTTTGAACGGCAAACTGGACTTGGCCCAAGCGGAAGCCGTGGCAGACTTAATTGCGGCAAATAGTAAAGCGGCTCAAAAAGCTGCATTGAATCAGTTACGGGGTGGCTTTTCGGGCGATCTTAAACAATTGCGCGAACAGCTTATCAATTTTGCCGCATTGATAGAATTGGAACTGGATTTTTCAGATGAAGATGTGGAGTTTGCCGACAGAAAACAGTTTCAAGAGTTGATAGCCCAATTGAAAACGCAGACCAGACGCCTGCTAGAATCGTTCCAACTGGGTAATGTGATTAAAAACGGAGTAAGTGTAGCTATCATTGGTAAACCTAATGCCGGCAAAAGTACCCTATTGAACGCTCTGCTCAATGAAGAACGTGCAATTGTATCAGATATTGCCGGTACTACACGTGATACCATTGAAGAAACGTTGAACATAAAAGGCGTGCTATTCCGTCTGATTGACACAGCCGGTATTCGCGAACATACCAGCGATCAGATCGAAAGCATTGGTATTGCGCGTAGTAAGCAAAACGCCGAAAAAGCACACATCATTCTACATGTTGTAGACGCTACCACTCCGGAGCAGGCGGAGATGGATTGGCTGGCTCCTTTTGCTACAAAAACCATAGAAGTATGGAATAAAATAGACCGAGTACCGCATCTGCGCCTTCCAGAAGGTGCTATGGGTATCGCAGCCAAACAAAATCTCGGCATTGACGCGCTAAAAGAACGCATGTATACGCAAGCGGTAGGCACTGCTATTGATACCGAAGATACCATCGTTACGAATGCGCGCCACTTTGACGCGCTCAACAAAATGATGGAAAGCCTCGAGGCCATAGAAGCGGGAATGGCCGCCAATCTCAGCGGCGATCTGCTGACGATTGATATCCGCCGAGCTTTGCATTATCTAGGTGAAATTACCGGACAGGTAGAAGTAGACCGCGATATATTGGGAACAATATTCGGGAAGTTTTGTATTGGAAAATAG
- the stoA gene encoding Sporulation thiol-disulfide oxidoreductase A: MNVKKFFIWALGLICTLSCLAQADEDAAATLTKVGDKVPEFSFEIEEGKTVSISDYKGKLVLINLFATWCPPCRHELPELQAKIWDKHGKNDKFAVLVFGREEDWDVVAPFKAEQKFTFPILPDPHRGVFSKFATQSIPRNILVDENGTIIYQSIGYSPKEFKKLVELINKKLER, encoded by the coding sequence ATGAATGTAAAGAAGTTTTTTATATGGGCTTTAGGCCTGATATGTACCCTCAGTTGCCTCGCTCAGGCAGATGAAGATGCTGCGGCTACACTTACCAAAGTAGGAGATAAGGTACCCGAATTCAGTTTTGAAATTGAAGAAGGAAAAACCGTCAGCATATCCGATTATAAAGGCAAGCTGGTATTGATAAATCTATTCGCTACTTGGTGTCCACCGTGCCGACATGAATTGCCGGAATTGCAGGCCAAAATTTGGGATAAGCATGGTAAAAACGATAAGTTTGCTGTGCTTGTTTTCGGCCGAGAAGAAGACTGGGATGTAGTGGCTCCTTTCAAGGCAGAGCAGAAATTTACTTTTCCAATTCTCCCGGATCCTCATCGAGGAGTGTTCAGTAAGTTTGCTACACAATCCATTCCACGTAATATTCTGGTTGATGAAAATGGCACCATCATCTATCAGTCCATAGGATATTCCCCCAAGGAGTTTAAAAAACTGGTAGAACTGATTAATAAGAAATTGGAGCGCTGA
- the truB gene encoding tRNA pseudouridine synthase B codes for MNVADLNTINFEEGAVLLIDKPLDWTSFDVIRKIRNLIKIKKVGHAGTLDPLATGLLIVCTGKYTKKINEYMAQEKEYTGTFTLGATTPTYDLESQPENFKPYDYLSEADIQNAVQAFLGEIDQVPPIHSAIKKDGKRVYELARKGMDVKLEPRKIIIKEFEVDASQLPEVGFRVVCSTGTYIRSLAHDFGLALGCGAYLSSLRRTRIGTFRVENAVSIDTFEEIIKERKNRNLQQNT; via the coding sequence ATGAATGTAGCCGATTTGAATACGATCAATTTTGAGGAAGGCGCTGTATTGCTGATTGATAAACCGCTAGACTGGACATCCTTTGATGTAATCAGAAAAATCCGCAATCTGATCAAGATAAAAAAAGTGGGTCATGCCGGAACATTGGATCCGCTTGCTACCGGATTGTTGATCGTTTGCACCGGAAAATATACTAAGAAGATTAATGAATACATGGCTCAGGAAAAGGAGTACACTGGTACATTTACTTTGGGAGCCACTACGCCTACTTATGATTTAGAAAGTCAGCCCGAAAATTTCAAGCCTTACGACTATTTAAGCGAAGCTGATATTCAAAATGCAGTGCAGGCTTTCTTAGGAGAGATCGATCAGGTGCCCCCCATTCATTCGGCAATTAAAAAAGATGGCAAACGTGTGTACGAGCTGGCCCGCAAAGGAATGGATGTAAAACTGGAACCCCGTAAGATTATCATTAAAGAGTTTGAAGTAGATGCTTCACAATTGCCTGAGGTGGGTTTTAGAGTAGTATGTTCTACCGGAACCTATATCCGTAGTTTGGCCCATGATTTCGGGTTGGCATTGGGCTGTGGTGCTTATCTTAGTAGTTTACGTCGTACACGCATCGGTACATTCAGGGTAGAGAATGCCGTTTCTATCGACACTTTTGAGGAAATCATCAAAGAAAGGAAAAACCGGAACCTTCAACAAAACACATAA
- the lpxA gene encoding Acyl-[acyl-carrier-protein]--UDP-N-acetylglucosamine O-acyltransferase, giving the protein MIHFNSYIHPDAKVATNVKIDPFTVIHQDVEIGEGTWIGSNVTILEGTKIGKNCKIFPGCVIGSEPQDKKYAGEKTTVEIGDDCVIREFVTIHRGTSDRWKTVVGKGCWILAYSHIGHDCIIGNYCTLSNSTQIAGHVVLGDYVGFGGVCAVHQFVKVGSHSFISGGSLVSKDVPPYIKAARQPLSYAGVNSIGLKRRGYSVEKINHILDIYRIIYNRGLNVSQAVQLLEEEFPVTDERDEILTFIQESTRGIIKRYTKGASADEDTIE; this is encoded by the coding sequence ATGATACATTTTAACTCATACATACATCCTGATGCAAAAGTGGCCACTAACGTTAAGATTGACCCCTTTACGGTGATTCATCAGGATGTAGAAATCGGAGAAGGTACTTGGATTGGCTCTAACGTAACCATACTCGAAGGAACCAAAATCGGTAAGAACTGTAAAATTTTCCCTGGTTGTGTTATCGGGTCAGAACCGCAAGATAAAAAATATGCCGGGGAAAAAACGACCGTTGAAATAGGTGATGATTGCGTAATTCGTGAGTTTGTTACCATCCACCGAGGTACTAGCGACCGATGGAAAACCGTTGTAGGCAAAGGTTGCTGGATACTCGCTTACAGCCATATCGGTCACGATTGTATTATCGGAAACTATTGTACATTGAGTAATAGTACCCAGATTGCCGGTCACGTAGTGTTGGGCGATTATGTGGGCTTTGGGGGTGTATGTGCTGTACATCAGTTTGTAAAAGTAGGTTCACATTCTTTCATCAGTGGTGGTTCGCTAGTAAGCAAAGATGTGCCTCCCTACATTAAAGCTGCGCGTCAGCCATTAAGCTATGCCGGAGTCAACTCTATAGGTTTGAAAAGAAGAGGTTACTCCGTTGAAAAAATCAATCACATCTTAGATATTTATCGCATCATTTATAACAGAGGCCTCAACGTAAGTCAGGCTGTTCAGTTGTTGGAAGAAGAGTTTCCGGTAACCGATGAGCGCGATGAGATTCTTACTTTTATTCAAGAAAGTACACGCGGTATCATAAAAAGGTACACCAAAGGGGCCTCGGCCGATGAAGATACAATTGAATAA